In the genome of Cryptomeria japonica chromosome 8, Sugi_1.0, whole genome shotgun sequence, one region contains:
- the LOC131032284 gene encoding receptor-like protein EIX2: MLKKLRYLNLSTAGFAGSLPWQLGNLSSLRVLDLTSSSSSALSSNDISWLSNLTALQDLSLDYIDLSATRKDSWALSVSHLSHLKNLTMSDCGLTGTVPASLQNLTSLEILHLDFNFFYSEFPRWVANMTNLVSLQMTNSYLNGSLPFELSNLPHIRRIYLGSNRIAANISQIFEGQWKSLTLFQMPSNDLQGSIPSSIGNISSLVHLDLKDNSLKGEIPHSLGLIPSLRKLDLSYNSLTGPIPVSLGQLSKLTLISLTYNDLSGEITESHFSGMRSLKYLDLSNNNLDLNVMTSNWTPPFQLQVMKLSLCKLDGSFPPFLQDQRSLKILDLSNNTLRGIPSWLWNLPLLEEIVLLHNELDGPIPPELYNVSSLKHVDLRDNRLQGRLPIPPSSAAGFPPALDLSINNITGTIPTQICGMLRFSRFLSLASNKLEGQVPPSICETGQYLEVLDLSGNKLSGNLPSAIGNCSTLKVLNVGNNGLQGEIPAELGKLTGLQVLHMNDNRLGGHIPLSLQNCSNIEILDLSSNNISGSVPQWIGSLSKLRILVLRSNDLQGEIPIQVCYLQNLQILDLAMNKLQGTIPAHLSNLTAMKSENRSSSISTVLRYGEYYKEEVYLMVKGAERAYKYILSTVTSIDLSENSLSGEILRDIGDLQSLQNLNLSHNQFSGTIPEEIGKSMNLEALDVSCNRLSGKIPVTLAQLGFMGYLNLSNNNLSGRIPDSPHLDTFGESSFLGNPELCGKPLHTNCSASPPRSSGEKDVQSSVDPWWKSWQVGMGLGCGLGFGGLIGILSVCRKWRRKYFEFLDAVVKLLFRDASAAM; this comes from the coding sequence ATGCTGAAAAAATTGAGATATCTTAATTTGTCGACAGCAGGATTCGCAGGCAGCCTTCCATGGCAGCTGGGGAATCTGTCAAGCTTAAGAGTATTGGATctcacttcttcttcttcctctgccTTGTCAAGCAATGATATCTCGTGGCTTTCAAATCTGACGGCTTTGCAAGATCTGTCTTTGGACTACATTGATCTGTCAGCAACAAGGAAAGACTCGTGGGCATTATCAGTAAGTCATCTTTCTCATCTAAAAAATCTCACAATGTCAGATTGTGGGCTCACAGGTACGGTTCCTGCTTCTCTGCAGAATCTTACATCCTTAGAAATTCTGCATCTGGACTTCAACTTTTTCTATTCTGAGTTTCCCCGTTGGGTAGCAAATATGACTAACTTAGTTTCTCTGCAAATGACAAATTCATATCTCAATGGTTCTCTTCCATTTGAGCTCTCAAATCTACCTCACATCAGAAGGATCTATTTAGGATCTAATAGAATAGCTGCCAACATTTCTCAGATTTTTGAAGGCCAGTGGAAAAGCCTTACGCTTTTCCAGATGCCAAGCAATGACTTGCAGGGCTCCATTCCATCCTCCATCGGGAACATCTCTTCGCTGGTTCATCTAGATCTCAAAGATAACTCTTTGAAGGGAGAGATTCCTCACTCACTGGGGCTAATTCCCTCGCTCAGAAAACTGGATCTCAGCTACAATAGCTTAACAGGGCCAATTCCAGTTTCTTTAGGGCAATTGTCTAAATTGACCTTAATCTCTCTCACCTACAACGACCTCAGTGGGGAAATCACAGAGTCTCACTTCAGCGGCATGAGGAGCCTCAAATATCTTGACCTATCTAATAATAATCTAGACCTCAATGTAATGACCTCAAACTGGACTCCTCCATTCCAGTTACAGGTTATGAAATTGTCCCTCTGCAAGTTAGACGGTTCGTTTCCTCCCTTTTTGCAAGATCAGCGTAGTCTGAAGATACTGGATCTCTCTAACAACACCCTCAGGGGGATCCCTTCTTGGCTGTGGAACCTGCCATTGCTGGAGGAGATAGTTTTGTTGCATAATGAATTGGATGGCCCAATACCTCCGGAGCTTTATAACGTGTCTTCGCTGAAACATGTTGATCTACGGGATAATCGGCTGCAGGGGAGGCTACCAATTCCTCCATCTTCTGCTGCAGGCTTTCCTCCGGCACTGGATCTCTCCATCAATAACATAACCGGTACAATCCCCACACAAATCTGTGGTATGTTGCGTTTTTCACGCTTCTTATCATTGGCATCCAATAAACTTGAAGGCCAAGTTCCTCCTTCCATCTGCGAGACAGGGCAGTATTTGGAAGTACTGGATCTTTCCGGCAATAAACTTTCCGGCAATTTGCCGTCCGCCATTGGCAATTGCTCTACCTTAAAAGTATTGAACGTGGGAAATAATGGACTGCAAGGTGAGATACCAGCGGAGCTAGGAAAATTGACGGGGCTCCAGGTGCTGCACATGAATGATAATAGGCTGGGCGGTCATATTCCCTTGTCTCTGCAGAACTGCAGCAACATAGAAATTCTGGATTTGAGTAGCAATAATATATCTGGGTCCGTTCCTCAGTGGATAGGAAGCCTATCAAAGCTCCGGATACTAGTTCTGAGATCAAATGATTTGCAGGGCGAGATACCAATCCAGGTATGCTACTTGCAGAATCTACAAATTCTTGACTTGGCAATGAACAAGCTGCAGGGTACCATACCCGCTCATCTTTCAAACTTGACTGCAATGAAGAGTGAGAACCGCAGCTCTTCCATATCCACCGTGCTCAGATATGGAGAGTACTACAAAGAAGAGGTTTATCTCATGGTGAAGGGTGCGGAAAGAGCGTATAAGTACATTCTTTCCACTGTGACATCCATAGATCTATCGGAAAACAGTTTGAGTGGTGAGATACTGAGGGATATAGGAGACCTGCAAAGTTTACAGAATCTGAATCTGTCTCATAATCAATTCAGCGGAACTATTCCAGAGGAAATTGGGAAATCGATGAACTTGGAAGCGTTGGATGTGTCATGTAACCGGCTGAGCGGAAAAATTCCTGTGACGCTTGCACAACTCGGGTTCATGGGTTATTTGAATCTCTCCAATAACAACTTGTCAGGAAGGATTCCCGATTCGCCCCATTTAGACACCTTTGGGGAATCTTCATTCCTGGGAAATCCAGAGCTGTGCGGCAAGCCACTGCATACAAACTGTTCTGCTTCACCTCCACGCTCTTCAGGAGAAAAGGATGTGCAGAGCAGTGTAGATCCATGGTGGAAATCGTGGCAGGTGGGAATGGGACTGGGATGTGGATTAGGTTTTGGAGGATTAATCGGAATACTCAGTGTGTGCAGGAAATGGAGAAGAAAATATTTTGAGTTTCTCGATGCAGTGGTCAAATTGTTGTTTAGAGATGCGAGTGCTGCTATGTGA
- the LOC131032317 gene encoding RING-H2 finger protein ATL7 → MHPPHLSIHNKYNHTLDFLTKRVGDRIRLETLEVKAGVLNLCDSDLGELRLWVLGKMRRIVELSPADEISFIPGNLKIESLTHNNGNLGVVNDPYSFKTQFNPAVAIVIVVLLSILFFMGVFSIYIRRCIMEDDGPGPSTRVGAVNNDIPEVGPGLERTVIESFPVFSYSLVKGLKSEAKGSECAVCLSDFEGQEMLRLLPKCSHAFHPECIDMWLCSHTTCPLCRTSLLPDPARPSTEVAFVEASTQTPPEQLTIVTDTQGSHSNDEGAPQMGNDSAGHSLIRVRKELEQPTEWYIATAEGLTPGLRKSCSFQLEHPSQGPSSSKVTPRCGSLGNAGCGARSERWGSISVNPASFLRTFSERFVPQSVESKRFNGRGGALS, encoded by the coding sequence ATGCACCCACCACACCTGTCTATTCACAATAAGTATAACCATACTCTGGATTTCTTGACCAAAAGAGTTGGTGACAGAATACGACTAGAGACACTGGAAGTCAAGGCCGGGGTCCTCAATTTATGCGATTCAGACTTGGGAGAGCTCAGATTGTGGGTTTTGGGGAAGATGAGGAGGATTGTTGAATTGTCCCCAGCGGACGAAATTTCATTCATTCCAGGCAATCTGAAAATAGAGAGCTTGACACACAACAATGGCAATCTCGGTGTTGTAAATGACCCGTACAGTTTCAAGACCCAGTTCAATCCGGCCGTTGCGATCGTCATCGTGGTGCTGCTCAGTATTCTCTTTTTCATGGGTGTTTTCTCCATTTACATCCGGCGCTGTATAATGGAGGACGACGGTCCGGGCCCTTCTACACGGGTTGGGGCGGTGAATAATGATATTCCAGAGGTGGGTCCGGGACTGGAACGGACTGTCATCGAGAGCTTCCCTGTTTTCAGCTACAGTCTGGTGAAGGGCCTCAAATCAGAGGCCAAGGGCTCCGAGTGCGCCGTCTGTTTGAGTGACTTCGAGGGCCAGGAAATGCTACGGTTGCTTCCTAAGTGCAGCCACGCTTTTCATCCGGAGTGCATCGATATGTGGCTCTGCTCGCACACCACTTGCCCGTTGTGCCGGACCAGCCTTCTGCCCGACCCGGCACGCCCAAGCACCGAGGTCGCTTTCGTTGAAGCTTCGACACAGACACCGCCGGAACAGTTGACGATTGTGACGGACACCCAAGGCAGCCATTCAAATGATGAAGGAGCTCCACAGATGGGCAACGATTCGGCAGGGCATTCATTGATAAGAGTAAGGAAGGAGTTGGAGCAGCCGACTGAGTGGTATATCGCCACTGCAGAGGGTCTGACACCCGGGTTGCGCAAGAGCTGCAGTTTTCAACTTGAGCATCCTTCGCAGGGACCGTCTAGTTCTAAGGTAACGCCCCGTTGTGGTTCTCTTGGTAACGCAGGGTGTGGAGCTAGATCGGAGCGGTGGGGAAGCATTAGTGTTAATCCGGCATCGTTTCTCAGGACGTTTTCTGAGCGGTTTGTGCCTCAGTCCGTGGAGAGCAAGCGGTTTAACGGCAGAGGCGGAGCACTGAGTTGA